In Triticum aestivum cultivar Chinese Spring chromosome 5B, IWGSC CS RefSeq v2.1, whole genome shotgun sequence, the following proteins share a genomic window:
- the LOC123116613 gene encoding dehydration-responsive element-binding protein 1H-like, with amino-acid sequence MDMGMDLSSSSPSSSVSSTPEHASGRASPAKRPTGRTKFRETRHPVYRGVRRRGNAGRWVCEVRVPGKRGARLWLGTYLTAEAAARANDAAMLALGGRSARCLNFADSAWLLAVPSALSNLADVRRAALQAVADFQRREAANGLIARTVAKEAPSSAPAQSSSESDSADSSETSEASADGEFEVLATMDIDMFSRLDLFPEMDLGSYYVSLAEALLMDPPSTAAIMDAYWDNGDGGADVALWSY; translated from the coding sequence ATGGACATGGGCATGGATCTTTCCAGCTCCTCCCCGTCCTCGTCTGTGTCATCCACGCCCGAGCACGCATCGGGGCGGGCGTCGCCGGCCAAGCGCCCCACGGGGCGCACCAAGTTCCGGGAGACGCGGCACCCGGTGTACCGCGGCGTGCGGCGCAGGGGCAACGCGGGACGGTGGGTCTGCGAGGTGCGCGTCCCCGGCAAGCGTGGCGCTCGGCTCTGGCTCGGGACGTACCTGACGGCCGAGGCCGCCGCCCGCGCGAACGACGCCGCCATGCTCGCACTCGGCGGCCGCTCAGCAAGGTGCCTCAACTTCGCGGACTCGGCGTGGCTGCTCGCCGTGCCGTCCGCGCTCTCCAACCTCGCCGACGTCCGTCGCGCGGCCCTCCAGGCCGTCGCGGATTTCCAGCGACGGGAGGCTGCCAATGGCCTGATAGCCAGGACCGTCGCCAAGGAGGCCCCATCTAGCGCTCCTGCACAATCGTCGTCTGAGTCCGACAGTGCCGACTCGTCGGAGACGTCGGAAGCTTCCGCCGATGGAGAGTTCGAGGTGCTGGCTACAATGGACATCGATATGTTCAGTAGGCTTGACTTGTTCCCGGAAATGGACCTGGGCTCGTACTACGTGAGCCTCGCGGAGGCGCTGCTCATGGACCCGCCGTCGACGGCGGCCATCATGGACGCGTACTGGGACAACGGCGACGGCGGAGCAGATGTCGCGCTCTGGAGCTACTAG
- the LOC100037616 gene encoding dehydration-responsive element-binding protein 1H: protein MDMGLEVSSSSPSSSSVSSSPEHAAGRASLAKRPAGRTKFRETRHPVYRGVRRRGNAERWVCEVRVPGKRGARLWLGTYDTAELAARANDAAMLALGGRSAACLNFADSAWLLAVPSALSDLGDVRRAAVEAVANLQRRKAGNGSLTATVTEEASCDAPEESSSESDSAGSSETSEPSADREFEVPVAVDTDMFGLDLFPEMDLCSYYASLAEALLVDPPARVTTTDTYWDNGDGGADVALWS from the coding sequence ATGGACATGGGCCTTGAGGTCTCGAGCTCCTCCCCGTCCTCCTCGTCGGTGTCGTCCTCGCCCGAGCACGCGGCGGGGCGGGCGTCGCTGGCCAAGCGCCCCGCGGGGCGCACCAAGTTCCGGGAGACGCGGCACCCGGTGTACCGCGGCGTGCGGCGCCGGGGCAACGCCGAACGTTGGGTCTGCGAGGTGCGCGTCCCCGGCAAGCGCGGCGCGAGGCTCTGGCTCGGGACGTACGACACGGCTGAGCTCGCAGCGCGCGCGAACGACGCCGCCATGCTTGCCCTGGGCGGCCGCTCCGCCGCGTGCCTCAACTTCGCGGACTCCGCGTGGTTGCTCGCCGTGCCGTCCGCACTCTCCGACCTCGGCGACGTCCGGCGCGCGGCGGTCGAGGCCGTGGCGAACTTGCAGCGACGAAAGGCTGGCAACGGCTCCCTCACCGCCACCGTCACCGAAGAGGCCTCCTGTGACGCTCCTGAAGAATCGTCGTCTGAGTCTGACAGTGCCGGTTCGTCGGAGACGTCGGAACCTTCAGCCGATAGAGAGTTCGAGGTGCCGGTCGCAGTGGACACCGATATGTTCGGGCTTGACTTGTTCCCGGAAATGGACCTGTGCTCGTACTACGCGAGCCTCGCGGAGGCACTGCTCGTGGACCCGCCGGCACGGGTGACCACCACCGACACGTACTGGGACAACGGCGACGGCGGAGCCGATGTCGCGCTCTGGAGCTAG